In one window of Primulina tabacum isolate GXHZ01 chromosome 8, ASM2559414v2, whole genome shotgun sequence DNA:
- the LOC142554800 gene encoding peroxidase 5-like, with protein MMPSSKFSGGLILFLTIISTMATVSLASLKVGYYKHSCPSAEAIIRKQVNIALARNPGLGAGIIRMHFHDCFVRGCDASVLLDSTPGRRSEKEHPANNPSLRGFEVIDAAKAALESACPRKVSCADILAFAARDSACKLGGINYAVPSGRLDGRVSIEDEVTQNLPPPSFNAAQLVQNFARKGLSADEMVTLSGAHSIGISHCSSFSNRIYNFNSTHPIDPSMDPKFARELRKRCPAPSSNARTDPTVPLDFLSPNNLDNKYYLLLKNKHGLLTSDQTLATSPSTAWMVTNNAKNGASWANKYAKATIKMGLIDVLTGNQGEIRRNCRIVN; from the exons atGATGCCTTCTAGTAAATTTTCGGGTGGCTTGATCTTGTTTCTTACAATTATATCAACAATGGCTACAGTTTCGTTGGCTTCACTAAAAGTGGGTTACTACAAGCACAGTTGCCCATCTGCTGAAGCCATTATAAGGAAACAAGTTAACATAGCTCTGGCGAGGAACCCTGGACTCGGTGCAGGCATCATCAGAATGCATTTTCATGATTGTTTCGTAAGG GGTTGTGATGCATCGGTTCTTCTGGATTCCACCCCTGGTCGTCGTTCGGAGAAAGAACACCCGGCCAACAACCCGAGCTTGCGTGGTTTCGAAGTGATTGATGCAGCCAAGGCTGCTCTCGAATCAGCCTGCCCACGAAAAGTCTCATGTGCTGATATACTAGCATTTGCGGCTCGTGACAGCGCCTGCAAGCTCGGTGGCATAAACTACGCGGTCCCATCCGGTCGTCTCGACGGGCGAGTATCCATAGAAGACGAAGTTACTCAAAACCTTCCTCCCCCATCTTTCAACGCAGCACAACTCGTTCAAAACTTTGCACGTAAAGGGTTGTCGGCAGACGAAATGGTGACCCTTTCCGGGGCACACTCCATCGGAATATCTCATTGCTCTTCTTTCTCAAACCGAATCTACAACTTCAATTCCACTCATCCGATTGATCCTTCCATGGACCCAAAATTTGCTAGGGAACTGAGAAAGAGGTGTCCTGCGCCTTCATCCAATGCTAGAACTGATCCAACAGTGCCTCTAGACTTCCTTTCTCCCAACAATTTGGATAACAAGTACTATTTACTTCTAAAGAACAAGCATGGGTTGTTGACTTCAGATCAAACACTTGCCACTAGCCCTTCCACTGCTTGGATGGTGACGAACAACGCAAAAAATGGAGCTTCGTGGGCCAACAAGTACGCAAAGGCCACGATAAAAATGGGTTTAATCGATGTTCTTACCGGAAATCAGGGTGAAATCAGAAGAAATTGCAGGATTGTCAATTAA